One genomic window of Candidatus Poribacteria bacterium includes the following:
- a CDS encoding sugar phosphate isomerase/epimerase: protein MKLGLCTIAFQEKPLEEVIDIAANYGFEGIEIWGKPPHLPADYDENYVKNVRDMAHRKGLAISAFGSYVDPLMDLHQKHFEEAFKIAHELGTDLVRIWSGGGPSKSIAPSDKRLINFRLVSLAQWANFRSIRLGLEMHNNQLTDSVASILETIEGVRVPSLQTYYQPLARSDADEPHTAAEKLAEHIVNVHAQNFDETGKGCPIADGVVDYTRIVETLSAAGYNGYLEVEFVHGDNKLEALQRDRDYLASLINATNGETLKDLDIAPV from the coding sequence ATGAAATTAGGTTTATGCACCATCGCCTTTCAGGAAAAACCGTTGGAAGAGGTCATCGACATAGCTGCGAATTACGGCTTTGAGGGTATCGAAATTTGGGGAAAGCCGCCGCATCTACCAGCGGACTACGACGAGAATTACGTCAAAAACGTTAGGGATATGGCGCATCGGAAGGGATTGGCGATCTCAGCATTCGGCTCATACGTGGACCCATTGATGGATCTTCACCAGAAGCATTTCGAGGAAGCCTTCAAAATCGCGCATGAATTGGGCACGGATCTCGTCAGAATTTGGTCGGGTGGCGGTCCCTCTAAATCCATCGCTCCCTCGGATAAACGCCTGATTAACTTTCGATTGGTAAGCCTTGCACAGTGGGCAAATTTCCGTAGCATTCGGCTCGGATTGGAAATGCACAACAACCAGCTCACCGACAGTGTCGCCAGCATCTTGGAGACGATTGAAGGGGTGAGAGTGCCGTCGCTGCAAACTTACTATCAACCCCTCGCACGTTCGGATGCCGATGAACCACACACTGCCGCTGAAAAACTCGCCGAACATATCGTAAACGTCCACGCCCAAAATTTTGACGAAACTGGAAAAGGATGCCCCATCGCAGACGGCGTGGTAGACTACACCCGAATCGTTGAAACGCTGAGCGCGGCTGGATATAATGGATACTTAGAAGTAGAGTTCGTGCATGGCGATAACAAATTGGAGGCACTCCAACGCGACCGCGA
- the modA gene encoding molybdate ABC transporter substrate-binding protein, with protein MMIRVIRFCVAVSLLVLFVVLPGCTQEGQKQTELNVYAAISLTDALGEIGAAFTAENGIKIYYNFAASTTLQRQLEKGATADVFISASPRQIVALESNGLLETGSRQDLLTNRLVLVSDEGSGVSVEALANLTVPEISRVAIGHPNIVPAGTYAKEALVHFGLWETLQSKFVFGTDVRATLAYVTAGNADVAIVYQTDTTLTRRIKVLYQLPPEAYTPIVYPAVVMNGSPHKQLARRFITYLHSMESGKVFEKHGFTFLVLK; from the coding sequence ATGATGATCCGAGTTATCAGGTTTTGTGTCGCGGTCAGCTTGCTGGTGCTGTTTGTGGTGCTTCCAGGATGCACACAGGAGGGGCAGAAACAGACGGAGTTGAACGTGTATGCCGCAATCAGTTTGACAGACGCGCTTGGTGAAATTGGGGCAGCGTTTACGGCGGAAAATGGGATTAAAATCTATTACAATTTCGCCGCATCTACGACGTTACAACGCCAACTCGAAAAAGGCGCGACAGCGGATGTCTTCATCTCTGCAAGCCCGCGCCAAATCGTTGCCTTGGAATCGAATGGATTGCTTGAAACCGGTAGTCGCCAAGATTTGCTAACCAATCGGTTAGTGCTTGTCTCTGATGAAGGCTCAGGGGTCTCTGTGGAAGCACTTGCTAACCTGACTGTCCCTGAAATTTCGAGAGTCGCGATTGGGCATCCCAATATAGTACCTGCTGGCACTTACGCCAAAGAAGCTTTGGTTCACTTCGGATTGTGGGAGACGCTACAGTCGAAATTCGTCTTCGGGACAGATGTACGTGCCACACTTGCGTATGTAACCGCCGGGAATGCCGATGTAGCGATTGTCTATCAAACCGACACAACCCTAACCCGACGCATAAAAGTGCTTTATCAGTTGCCCCCTGAAGCATATACACCAATCGTCTATCCTGCTGTCGTTATGAACGGCAGCCCCCACAAACAGTTGGCGCGTAGATTTATTACTTACCTACACTCAATGGAGAGCGGTAAAGTTTTTGAAAAGCACGGATTTACCTTCTTGGTACTAAAATGA
- the modB gene encoding molybdate ABC transporter permease subunit has product MRITPAEVTALSISIKVALLSLVIMFPPGLLVGWLLAKRTFPGKSFLNTLVMCPLVLPPIVSGYLLLILLGKHGFIGGFIYQTFGIEIVFSQLAVIIAVSIISFPLLVRGIVTGMESVPLELENAARTLGASPLKVFWTITFPLAHRGIIGGTILGFSKSLGEFGATIMVAGNIPGKTQTMALAIFSAVHLGEDASVYRLVFISTIVAFIALWLTERFTLR; this is encoded by the coding sequence ATGAGGATTACCCCCGCTGAAGTTACCGCCCTCTCTATATCTATAAAAGTTGCGTTACTCAGTCTTGTTATAATGTTTCCGCCTGGGCTATTAGTCGGTTGGCTACTCGCAAAACGCACATTCCCGGGAAAATCGTTCCTGAATACGCTTGTGATGTGTCCGTTGGTGCTGCCGCCTATCGTCAGTGGATATTTACTCCTTATCCTATTGGGCAAACACGGATTCATCGGTGGCTTTATCTATCAAACTTTCGGCATAGAGATCGTTTTTTCACAGTTGGCAGTTATTATCGCAGTCTCCATTATCTCATTTCCACTATTAGTACGGGGTATCGTGACAGGGATGGAATCTGTACCGCTCGAGCTTGAAAATGCGGCACGGACGCTTGGAGCATCACCCCTGAAGGTGTTTTGGACGATAACCTTCCCACTTGCGCATCGTGGAATTATCGGTGGGACGATCCTCGGTTTCTCCAAAAGTCTCGGAGAGTTTGGTGCCACTATCATGGTCGCAGGAAACATCCCCGGCAAAACCCAAACGATGGCGTTAGCGATTTTCAGTGCCGTCCATCTCGGAGAAGATGCATCCGTTTATCGATTGGTGTTTATTTCAACCATTGTTGCCTTCATAGCACTCTGGTTAACGGAACGTTTCACGCTCCGATAG
- the modC gene encoding molybdenum ABC transporter ATP-binding protein, which yields MAESPKIRLNFRKSLGSFTLRVDCTLETKVSAFLGVSGSGKSTLLNCVSGTLTPDEGEIAFGDEILYASAAGINLPPEKRRFGYVFQEGYLFPHLTVAQNIRYGQPTSWKSSDAIDVLEISELLQRYPKELSGGQRQRVAIARALAMEPRMLLMDEPLASLDSALKDRIIPYLHHIKEVFEIPILYITHAFSEAMALADEAFLIADGEIMASGEPHRLLTAPSAMPIAQMTGVENILFLPVTDSSKARGLTALEIGSQSLIIPYIDVEVGEVVPVAIRAEDIIISLEPNISVSARNILPGKIQYLDVRAERTWLSILVEWHHLAVKITHEARDQLQLREGSEVYCVIKASAINLLWD from the coding sequence ATGGCAGAGAGTCCCAAAATTAGACTCAATTTTCGCAAAAGCCTCGGTAGTTTCACTTTGCGAGTCGATTGCACGCTGGAAACAAAGGTTTCAGCGTTTTTAGGCGTGTCTGGAAGTGGTAAAAGCACGCTTCTCAATTGCGTGAGCGGCACGTTGACCCCCGATGAAGGTGAGATCGCTTTTGGAGACGAAATACTTTACGCCTCTGCCGCTGGAATTAATCTACCACCTGAAAAGCGGCGGTTCGGCTATGTCTTCCAGGAGGGATACCTTTTTCCGCATCTCACGGTTGCTCAGAACATCCGATATGGACAACCTACGTCATGGAAATCTTCAGATGCGATAGATGTTCTCGAAATTTCCGAACTGCTTCAGCGGTATCCGAAGGAGCTTTCTGGGGGACAACGTCAACGGGTTGCGATCGCACGGGCACTCGCAATGGAACCACGAATGCTCCTCATGGATGAGCCGCTTGCTTCACTTGATAGCGCGCTAAAAGATCGAATTATACCCTATCTGCACCACATTAAGGAAGTTTTCGAGATACCGATCCTTTATATTACCCACGCCTTTTCCGAGGCAATGGCACTCGCTGACGAAGCCTTTCTAATCGCTGATGGCGAAATTATGGCGAGTGGTGAACCTCATCGGTTGTTAACTGCCCCTTCCGCGATGCCCATCGCACAGATGACAGGTGTCGAAAACATTCTATTCCTTCCCGTAACGGATTCAAGCAAGGCACGCGGTTTGACTGCGTTGGAAATCGGGAGCCAGTCTCTAATTATACCTTATATCGATGTTGAAGTCGGCGAGGTTGTTCCGGTCGCTATCCGTGCTGAGGATATTATTATCTCGCTTGAACCCAATATCTCCGTGAGTGCACGCAACATATTACCCGGAAAAATTCAGTATCTTGATGTCAGAGCCGAACGAACGTGGTTATCAATTCTCGTTGAATGGCATCACCTCGCCGTGAAAATCACACACGAAGCACGAGATCAGCTGCAATTAAGGGAAGGATCAGAGGTATACTGTGTGATTAAGGCAAGTGCCATCAATCTCCTCTGGGATTAA
- the coaE gene encoding dephospho-CoA kinase (Dephospho-CoA kinase (CoaE) performs the final step in coenzyme A biosynthesis.), with translation METATTDRARGTIVGITGGIACGKTTVSDLLAEKGAIQINADEIGHQLLKADSPVIDELTDAFGEDILDASGDVSRKKLGAIVFQDKAARERLNSILHPLIIERSRGQARHLAAEAPTCIVLLDAPLLIEAGAYDTVDLIVVVTASAETQLRRTLERSIAQGRPLTESEVQARIDAQMPVTEKVKYADVVIENEGPLEELHRQVDALWDQLQKRGE, from the coding sequence ATGGAAACAGCAACAACAGACCGCGCACGCGGCACTATCGTCGGGATTACAGGCGGGATCGCCTGCGGAAAGACGACCGTCTCGGATCTGCTTGCAGAAAAGGGAGCGATTCAGATCAATGCAGACGAAATCGGACACCAACTCCTCAAAGCGGATAGCCCCGTTATTGACGAACTCACTGACGCATTTGGAGAAGACATTCTCGACGCATCCGGGGATGTGAGTCGAAAAAAACTCGGAGCCATCGTCTTTCAGGATAAAGCCGCTCGCGAACGCTTGAACAGCATTCTGCATCCGTTGATTATCGAACGCTCACGCGGGCAGGCACGCCACCTCGCCGCGGAAGCCCCGACGTGCATCGTGCTCCTCGATGCACCACTCCTCATTGAAGCGGGTGCTTATGACACAGTTGATCTGATTGTTGTGGTGACAGCATCAGCAGAAACGCAACTGCGGCGCACGCTGGAACGCAGCATTGCACAGGGCAGGCCGCTTACGGAATCCGAAGTCCAAGCGAGGATTGATGCGCAGATGCCCGTCACAGAAAAAGTCAAGTATGCGGATGTTGTTATAGAGAACGAAGGACCGCTTGAAGAACTCCACAGACAGGTGGATGCGCTTTGGGATCAGCTTCAGAAACGTGGTGAATAA
- a CDS encoding SDR family oxidoreductase, with translation MGRLEGKVAIVTGAGRGHAEAVARRFAKEGAAVSICDVLPVEELEANVGSEIRADGADVICFETDVSREEPVQEMVAATIEKFGTIDILANVVGIAGPTKDVWDMTLEEWRRTLEVNLDSLFICSKAVLPEMIRKEYGKIINFSSGTGKQPLSHRAPYATSKMGVIGFTRTLAADVGRYNITVNAICPGWHMERSLELARGRAKYMNKSFDEDALRERYGRTNPKSVIAGRWCSDEGYSDKGSGSEDAAALAAFLASEDAANMTGQDINTGGTVMW, from the coding sequence ATGGGAAGATTAGAGGGTAAAGTCGCAATCGTAACGGGCGCGGGTAGAGGGCATGCCGAAGCAGTCGCCAGACGCTTCGCCAAAGAAGGCGCAGCGGTTTCTATCTGCGATGTGCTCCCGGTGGAAGAGTTAGAGGCAAACGTCGGTTCAGAAATTAGAGCCGACGGTGCGGACGTGATCTGTTTTGAGACCGATGTTTCGCGGGAAGAACCCGTCCAAGAGATGGTCGCTGCGACGATCGAGAAATTCGGCACTATTGATATACTCGCCAACGTCGTCGGCATCGCGGGACCGACGAAGGATGTCTGGGACATGACGTTGGAAGAATGGCGGCGCACGCTTGAGGTCAACCTCGATTCGCTGTTTATCTGTTCTAAAGCCGTCCTGCCGGAGATGATTCGCAAGGAATACGGAAAGATTATCAACTTCAGTTCGGGGACGGGCAAACAACCGCTTTCGCATAGAGCACCGTATGCGACCTCGAAGATGGGTGTCATCGGTTTCACACGCACGCTCGCCGCCGATGTCGGACGCTACAATATCACCGTCAACGCCATCTGTCCGGGGTGGCACATGGAGAGGAGCCTTGAACTCGCAAGGGGCAGAGCTAAATACATGAACAAATCCTTTGATGAAGACGCATTACGCGAGCGATACGGACGAACGAACCCCAAAAGCGTTATTGCTGGGAGATGGTGTTCAGATGAGGGATATAGCGATAAAGGCTCCGGATCAGAGGATGCCGCAGCGTTAGCAGCCTTCCTCGCCTCAGAGGATGCCGCGAACATGACAGGTCAAGACATCAACACCGGCGGCACAGTGATGTGGTAG
- a CDS encoding DUF433 domain-containing protein has translation MRGQIPHTLAERIVCDENILTGKPVIKGTRLAVEFIVGLLGHGWTEAEILENYPHIVQEDIRACLAYANAVLHTQKDYQHL, from the coding sequence ATGCGAGGTCAGATCCCGCATACATTAGCAGAACGGATCGTCTGTGACGAGAATATTCTTACAGGAAAACCTGTGATAAAAGGCACACGATTAGCTGTTGAATTCATCGTTGGCTTATTAGGACACGGTTGGACTGAGGCAGAGATTCTTGAGAATTATCCTCATATCGTGCAAGAGGATATTCGTGCCTGCCTCGCGTATGCAAACGCGGTGTTACATACACAAAAAGACTATCAACACCTATAA
- a CDS encoding type II toxin-antitoxin system RelE/ParE family toxin, with the protein MRDAHPRKIQYYRDQNGRAPFTIWIQSIRDPKTQNRILRRLDRLTWGNFGECRSVGSGVFELILNFGSGYRIYFGEVDNTVVLLLCGGDKSSQARDIERAKVYWREYKEVSQ; encoded by the coding sequence ATGCGTGACGCACATCCGCGAAAAATCCAATACTACCGAGATCAAAATGGACGCGCACCTTTCACTATATGGATTCAGTCTATTCGGGACCCAAAAACCCAAAACAGAATCTTACGGAGACTTGACCGGCTCACATGGGGCAATTTTGGTGAATGTAGATCTGTTGGAAGTGGGGTGTTTGAATTGATACTTAACTTCGGATCGGGTTATCGTATCTATTTCGGTGAAGTCGATAACACTGTGGTCCTCCTGCTTTGTGGTGGTGATAAGTCATCGCAGGCCCGAGACATTGAGCGGGCAAAAGTGTACTGGCGAGAATACAAGGAGGTGAGCCAATGA
- a CDS encoding transcriptional regulator, whose translation MREMGDWREYLMERLADPENAMNYLDVSLEEYQADGDTSFFLMGLRNVVDAQGGISTFAEQIGLEQKDLLILLSNDAAPRIDTLNAIVKGLGCRLSIKPREVTSSTHGVKNEDYPLAQREPAKSNLGVATD comes from the coding sequence ATGAGGGAAATGGGAGATTGGCGTGAGTACTTAATGGAACGACTTGCTGATCCAGAGAACGCAATGAATTATCTTGATGTGTCGTTAGAAGAATACCAGGCAGATGGTGATACCTCTTTTTTTCTAATGGGGCTCCGGAACGTTGTCGATGCCCAAGGTGGAATTTCTACTTTTGCTGAGCAAATCGGGCTTGAGCAGAAGGATCTGTTGATACTGCTGTCTAACGACGCCGCGCCGCGTATTGATACTCTCAATGCTATTGTTAAGGGACTTGGGTGCCGCCTATCAATTAAACCGCGAGAGGTTACGAGTTCAACGCATGGAGTTAAGAATGAGGATTATCCACTTGCACAACGAGAGCCAGCGAAATCCAATCTCGGAGTCGCTACCGACTGA
- a CDS encoding Gfo/Idh/MocA family oxidoreductase, which yields MAQDTIKVGVIGAGGNTTSRHIPGLQAIEGVEIIGVCNRSLQSSQRVADQFGIPKTYGNWQDAIADADTNAIVIGTWPYMHCRATIAALEAGKHVMCEARMAMNAREAHKMREVSRQKTHLIAQIVPSPMTLRVDNTIKRLIADGYIGDVLAIEARAGGAFLDSEAPLQWRQDFDLSGLNIMSMGIWYEALIRWVGEATQIMAMGKTFVKMRPDADGVMRSVRIPEHIDVVGDLECGAQLHIQVSNVAGLAGAPEVFVFGSNGTLRFSGNRLYGGQKDDTELTEIDIPDSEAGGWRVEEEFVNAIRGEEIITHTDFETGVKYMEFTEAVTLSMQSGTAITLPLHI from the coding sequence GTGGCACAAGACACAATTAAAGTTGGGGTTATCGGGGCAGGGGGTAACACGACATCACGGCATATTCCCGGACTCCAAGCCATCGAAGGCGTTGAGATCATCGGGGTCTGCAATCGGAGTCTGCAATCCTCGCAGCGGGTAGCAGACCAGTTCGGTATCCCGAAGACCTACGGCAATTGGCAGGATGCGATCGCCGATGCGGACACGAATGCGATTGTCATTGGAACATGGCCCTACATGCACTGCCGGGCTACAATAGCGGCACTGGAGGCGGGCAAGCACGTGATGTGCGAGGCGCGGATGGCGATGAACGCCAGAGAAGCGCATAAGATGCGAGAGGTATCGCGTCAGAAAACACATCTCATCGCGCAGATCGTCCCATCGCCGATGACACTGCGGGTCGATAACACCATAAAACGGCTTATCGCTGACGGATACATCGGGGACGTGCTTGCCATAGAAGCACGCGCAGGCGGCGCGTTTTTGGACAGCGAGGCACCCCTCCAGTGGCGGCAAGATTTTGACCTCAGTGGGCTTAACATCATGAGTATGGGGATCTGGTACGAGGCGTTGATCCGTTGGGTCGGAGAAGCGACGCAGATTATGGCGATGGGCAAAACCTTCGTCAAGATGCGTCCGGATGCCGACGGTGTCATGCGTTCTGTGCGGATTCCTGAACATATTGATGTCGTTGGGGATCTCGAATGCGGTGCGCAGCTGCACATACAGGTTTCTAACGTCGCCGGATTAGCAGGCGCACCGGAAGTTTTTGTCTTCGGCAGCAACGGGACTTTGCGTTTTTCGGGGAATCGTCTTTACGGTGGACAAAAGGATGACACTGAACTCACCGAGATTGATATTCCTGATTCAGAGGCTGGCGGCTGGCGAGTCGAGGAAGAGTTTGTGAACGCTATCCGTGGCGAGGAAATTATCACGCACACCGATTTTGAGACAGGTGTGAAATACATGGAGTTTACGGAGGCGGTCACGCTGAGTATGCAATCGGGAACCGCAATTACCTTACCACTCCATATTTAG
- a CDS encoding cation transporter — protein sequence MHNHSHAHHHDHGDGHEHSHQTHLQKKFKFAVLITFCVFLGELIGGIWSGSLALLSDAAHVMSDVFSLLISWLAIYLSTRPATSSRTYGYHRAEVFAALINGVSLIGISGWIFYAAYQRYMSPTEIKVTGMFVVACLGFAGNLLILWQLHGEGHDNLNVRSAMLHVIGDTLSSVAVVVGGAIIFWTGWYPIDALLSFLIGGIILFGAVNVTREAVHILLENSPRNADADTVATHLRALDTVKDVHDMHIWSLCSNYSVLSAHVVVDENTTLAPDRILEQINAELKTHFGINHTTLQLEEVACAQAGNLLCNAQHS from the coding sequence GTGCACAATCACAGTCACGCCCATCACCACGATCATGGCGATGGACACGAACACAGCCATCAAACACATCTCCAAAAGAAATTCAAGTTTGCTGTGCTTATCACGTTTTGCGTCTTCCTCGGTGAACTGATCGGAGGTATCTGGTCAGGTAGTCTGGCACTGTTAAGCGACGCGGCACACGTAATGTCTGATGTCTTTTCGCTACTGATTAGTTGGCTGGCAATTTATCTCTCGACACGTCCAGCCACCTCCTCGCGGACTTATGGGTATCACCGTGCGGAGGTCTTCGCTGCTTTGATCAACGGCGTGTCGCTCATCGGGATTTCCGGTTGGATTTTCTACGCAGCCTACCAACGGTACATGTCGCCGACAGAAATAAAAGTGACGGGGATGTTTGTTGTGGCGTGCCTCGGCTTCGCAGGTAACCTACTCATCTTATGGCAGCTGCACGGCGAAGGTCACGATAATCTCAACGTCCGGAGCGCGATGCTCCACGTGATAGGGGACACTCTCTCCTCCGTCGCGGTGGTTGTCGGAGGCGCGATTATTTTCTGGACGGGATGGTACCCGATTGACGCGTTGCTGAGTTTCCTTATCGGTGGGATTATTCTTTTCGGCGCGGTGAACGTGACGCGAGAAGCGGTGCATATCTTGCTTGAAAACTCGCCACGGAACGCAGACGCAGACACCGTCGCGACGCATCTCCGTGCTTTAGACACCGTCAAAGATGTTCACGACATGCACATCTGGTCATTGTGTTCTAACTACTCTGTCCTGAGTGCACACGTCGTGGTTGACGAAAATACAACTTTAGCCCCTGACCGGATTCTTGAACAGATCAATGCAGAACTGAAAACCCACTTCGGTATCAACCACACCACCTTACAACTTGAAGAGGTCGCGTGTGCGCAAGCGGGAAATCTCTTGTGCAACGCACAGCACTCGTGA
- a CDS encoding zinc ribbon domain-containing protein, protein MPTYEYKCLACDNRFERFQGITAPAIEECPECNGKVKRLIGAGAGLIFKGSGFYITDYRSDGYKESAKKDKNEPSDKSTSSDKSEKKEKKTDTSSESKSSTSTD, encoded by the coding sequence ATGCCCACATACGAGTATAAATGTCTCGCATGCGACAACCGATTCGAGCGGTTTCAGGGCATTACTGCCCCCGCCATCGAGGAATGCCCGGAGTGCAATGGCAAAGTGAAACGACTCATCGGAGCAGGTGCCGGATTGATTTTCAAAGGCTCCGGATTCTACATTACAGACTACCGCAGTGACGGCTACAAAGAATCAGCGAAGAAGGATAAAAACGAGCCGTCAGACAAAAGCACTTCATCGGACAAAAGCGAGAAAAAAGAAAAGAAAACCGATACGAGCAGCGAATCAAAGAGCAGCACGTCCACCGATTAG
- a CDS encoding sugar ABC transporter substrate-binding protein, with amino-acid sequence MFRLLIDSESFPLGKGPMVMLILFLVSTLFIFGRSEEAGEKLEFWIFANTHYEEYQARVPIFEAQNPGVNVQLINFGNTMHDKLLAAMLSNFGAPDLVEVEITSIGRFLKGAIDEVGFVDLRPRLESEGWMEKLVVSRFTPWSYRGRIYGIPHDLHPVVLLYRDDLFKAAGVEMTEVETWDDFIAAGKKATRDLDGDGRIDQYAIVLDRRTESDYFSLLLQQGGGFFDEEGNVIIDSELAIETLEFFTALFNEHEIATPVYGTWHGDPSNFAAMQDGKILSILSPDWYVGILKSQVPQMSGKWKAVSMPAWHPGGRRTTTRGGTMIGITKQSKNPDLAWEVLKFTYFDRPGLVNRYETTRIIPPLKSAWDAPIFKEPDVYLGGQQLGELFIELAPDMPARYQNPYWSEGADLLNDAIFAAVTEKQTPREALTDLAEKVRALIAKDRGRWGDM; translated from the coding sequence ATGTTTCGCCTGCTTATTGATTCTGAGAGTTTTCCACTCGGCAAGGGACCGATGGTCATGCTCATTCTGTTCCTTGTATCTACACTTTTCATCTTCGGACGATCTGAAGAGGCGGGTGAGAAACTCGAATTCTGGATTTTCGCGAACACCCACTATGAGGAATACCAAGCACGCGTGCCTATCTTTGAGGCGCAGAACCCAGGCGTCAACGTCCAACTCATCAATTTCGGTAACACGATGCACGATAAACTCCTCGCTGCGATGTTATCCAATTTCGGCGCGCCGGATCTCGTTGAGGTTGAGATTACATCCATCGGTCGGTTTCTTAAGGGCGCAATTGATGAGGTCGGCTTTGTCGATCTCCGTCCGCGTTTAGAGAGCGAAGGTTGGATGGAGAAATTGGTCGTGAGTCGGTTCACACCCTGGTCCTACCGCGGTCGGATTTACGGCATCCCACACGATTTACATCCTGTTGTGCTGCTCTACCGAGATGACCTCTTTAAAGCCGCTGGTGTTGAAATGACAGAAGTTGAAACCTGGGATGACTTTATCGCTGCTGGAAAGAAAGCGACACGCGATCTCGATGGCGATGGTAGGATTGACCAGTACGCAATCGTGTTGGATCGGCGCACGGAGAGCGACTATTTCAGTTTACTCCTTCAACAGGGGGGCGGATTCTTCGACGAAGAGGGCAACGTCATTATCGACAGTGAACTCGCGATTGAGACGCTGGAGTTTTTCACGGCGTTGTTCAATGAACATGAAATTGCGACCCCAGTATACGGCACATGGCACGGGGATCCGAGTAATTTCGCCGCAATGCAAGATGGTAAAATTCTCTCTATCCTTTCACCCGATTGGTACGTCGGCATCCTCAAAAGTCAGGTGCCGCAGATGTCCGGTAAATGGAAGGCGGTCAGCATGCCTGCGTGGCACCCTGGCGGTAGGCGCACCACGACGCGCGGTGGAACAATGATCGGGATTACGAAGCAGTCCAAAAACCCAGATCTCGCGTGGGAAGTACTCAAATTTACCTATTTTGACAGACCCGGTCTCGTCAACCGATATGAGACGACACGGATTATTCCACCGCTCAAATCCGCATGGGATGCTCCTATCTTTAAAGAACCGGATGTCTACTTGGGTGGACAGCAGCTGGGGGAGTTGTTTATCGAATTGGCACCCGATATGCCAGCACGCTATCAGAATCCATACTGGTCGGAAGGCGCGGATCTCCTCAACGATGCAATTTTCGCCGCTGTCACCGAGAAACAGACACCGAGAGAGGCGTTAACCGATTTGGCAGAGAAGGTGCGAGCACTGATTGCGAAGGATAGAGGCAGATGGGGAGACATGTAG
- a CDS encoding sugar ABC transporter permease, whose protein sequence is MKAKRSTNLFWNQQQKIAPYLFIAPFYLLFVIFMGYPLISSLVMSLYEMRGFQSRIFVGIGNFTDLFRDPIFWKSLRNTAYFAAGTLTLQLPIALLLAILLNSKFVKGKNFLRLAFFAPVLVAGVFVAIIFNLVYDQRAGLVNQEFVLFGKEIGWLNEEKYVMPAVILTGVWQWAGFNMIYFLAGLQGIRQELYEAAAVDGANWWQAFIHVTLPSLRPVIAFVFVVSMIGSLQLFDLPFILTNGGEPADAGSTIVMYLYKNGFQFMRLGYAATIGWVLFFIIAVISIVQLKLLGIFRDE, encoded by the coding sequence ATGAAAGCAAAACGCTCAACGAATTTATTTTGGAATCAACAACAGAAAATCGCTCCCTATCTTTTTATTGCCCCATTTTATCTGCTGTTCGTCATTTTCATGGGCTATCCGCTCATTTCGTCGCTCGTGATGAGTCTTTATGAAATGCGTGGATTCCAGAGTCGGATATTTGTTGGTATCGGTAACTTCACAGACCTGTTCCGCGACCCAATTTTTTGGAAATCGCTACGGAACACCGCCTATTTCGCAGCAGGCACGCTTACCCTCCAATTACCGATCGCGCTGCTGTTAGCGATTCTCCTCAACTCCAAATTCGTCAAAGGGAAGAATTTCTTGCGTCTCGCCTTTTTCGCACCCGTCCTTGTTGCGGGTGTCTTTGTCGCGATTATCTTCAACCTCGTCTACGATCAGCGTGCGGGTTTAGTAAATCAGGAATTCGTGCTCTTTGGCAAAGAGATCGGTTGGTTAAACGAGGAGAAATATGTGATGCCAGCGGTCATCCTGACAGGCGTTTGGCAGTGGGCGGGATTCAATATGATCTATTTTTTAGCAGGGTTACAAGGGATTCGGCAGGAGTTGTATGAAGCCGCAGCCGTCGATGGTGCAAACTGGTGGCAGGCGTTCATCCATGTCACGCTGCCATCCTTGCGACCCGTGATAGCGTTCGTTTTCGTTGTCTCGATGATAGGCTCGCTCCAACTCTTCGACCTTCCGTTTATTTTAACGAACGGCGGTGAACCAGCGGATGCAGGCTCAACAATCGTCATGTATCTCTACAAAAATGGGTTCCAGTTCATGCGTCTCGGTTATGCAGCAACGATCGGATGGGTGCTGTTTTTCATTATTGCGGTTATCTCAATCGTCCAATTAAAATTGCTCGGTATTTTCCGAGATGAATAG